A region from the Desulfobaccales bacterium genome encodes:
- a CDS encoding histone deacetylase, with product MPRVGIFYHPSFSRKSYLTVGNRLRDFPEALEEVLKLPGVQLFQCPRASEELILKVHAPDMPRLVARDSLCATAYESVGGVVAAMEALARGELDRAFCFIGAGGHHAGYRHFWGACCFNDVVIALTRVREISPWRRFAIYDTDAHHGDGTRQLVTEDPEVLHVCFCGTDYVSPDGTKVDVNVYALAWQPGVDKAYVDAVRRELPRVAAFKPDLLVWYYGFDTHAEDYGALGLSEAAFLEIADLMCFTARELNLPLQVVLGGGSLPHLATATIPPIIRRLAAD from the coding sequence ATGCCCCGGGTCGGCATTTTCTACCACCCCAGCTTCAGCCGCAAAAGCTACCTCACGGTGGGCAACCGTCTCAGGGACTTCCCCGAGGCCCTGGAGGAGGTCCTGAAACTCCCCGGGGTGCAGCTCTTTCAGTGCCCCCGGGCCTCGGAGGAGCTCATCCTCAAGGTGCACGCCCCGGACATGCCCCGGCTGGTGGCCCGGGACAGTCTGTGCGCCACCGCCTATGAGTCCGTGGGCGGCGTGGTGGCGGCCATGGAGGCCCTGGCCAGGGGTGAACTGGACCGGGCCTTCTGCTTCATCGGCGCCGGCGGCCACCATGCCGGCTACCGGCATTTCTGGGGTGCGTGCTGTTTCAACGATGTGGTCATCGCCCTCACCCGGGTCAGGGAGATCAGCCCCTGGCGCCGCTTTGCCATTTACGACACCGACGCCCACCACGGCGACGGCACCCGCCAGCTGGTGACCGAGGACCCGGAGGTCCTGCACGTGTGCTTCTGCGGCACAGATTACGTCAGCCCCGACGGCACCAAGGTGGATGTGAACGTGTATGCTCTGGCCTGGCAGCCCGGGGTGGATAAGGCCTATGTGGACGCAGTGCGCCGGGAGCTCCCCCGCGTCGCCGCCTTCAAGCCCGATCTCTTGGTCTGGTATTACGGCTTTGACACCCACGCCGAGGACTACGGCGCCCTGGGCTTAAGTGAGGCGGCTTTTCTGGAGATCGCCGACCTCATGTGCTTCACCGCCCGGGAGCTGAATCTCCCCTTGCAGGTGGTCCTGGGGGGCGGTTCCCTGCCCCATCTGGCCACCGCCACCATTCCTCCCATCATCCGCCGCCTGGCCGCTGACTGA
- the prmC gene encoding peptide chain release factor N(5)-glutamine methyltransferase yields the protein MAAPPTWTILAVLKWTTRYFQDKGVSEPRASAEVLLAHVLGVSRLELYLRHDQPLTAEELAAYKALIRRRVQGEPTAYLTGHKEFWSLDFLVSPATLIPRPETELLVESLLEVLKNTAPPDRGSIAPEAGPPEGGAPPLGLEVGVGSGAVIIALARELPHWRWLGVELSAEALKVARTNARRLRVAERVQFLQGNLVQALRPGPHFQAVAANLPYIPAKDWESLPVEVRQYEPREALWGGEDGLALLRPFCQKAHHFLAPGGWLALEVGQGQAEAVRALLTETRAYEAITILRDYQGVQRVVRARRCLI from the coding sequence ATGGCGGCGCCCCCCACCTGGACCATCCTGGCGGTGCTGAAGTGGACCACCCGTTATTTCCAGGACAAGGGGGTCTCCGAGCCCCGGGCCTCCGCCGAGGTGTTGCTGGCCCATGTCCTGGGCGTAAGCCGCCTGGAGCTTTACCTGCGCCATGACCAGCCCCTCACCGCCGAGGAGCTGGCGGCCTACAAGGCCCTCATCCGCCGGCGGGTGCAGGGCGAGCCCACCGCCTATCTCACCGGCCACAAGGAATTCTGGTCCCTGGATTTTCTGGTCAGCCCCGCCACCCTCATCCCCCGGCCGGAGACGGAGCTTCTGGTGGAGAGCCTGCTGGAGGTGCTGAAAAACACGGCGCCGCCGGACAGGGGCAGCATTGCTCCAGAGGCAGGCCCCCCTGAAGGTGGCGCCCCGCCCCTGGGTCTGGAGGTGGGGGTGGGCTCCGGCGCAGTGATCATTGCCTTGGCCCGGGAGCTGCCCCACTGGCGCTGGCTGGGGGTGGAACTCTCCGCCGAAGCCCTCAAGGTGGCGCGCACCAACGCCCGCCGCCTGAGGGTGGCGGAGCGGGTGCAGTTCCTTCAGGGGAATTTAGTTCAGGCCCTCAGGCCCGGCCCCCATTTTCAGGCCGTGGCGGCCAACCTGCCGTATATCCCGGCGAAGGATTGGGAGAGTCTGCCGGTGGAGGTGCGGCAATATGAGCCCCGGGAGGCTTTGTGGGGGGGTGAGGACGGCTTGGCGCTCCTTAGGCCCTTCTGCCAAAAGGCGCATCATTTCCTGGCACCGGGAGGCTGGCTGGCCCTGGAGGTGGGCCAGGGGCAGGCCGAGGCGGTGCGGGCTTTGCTGACAGAGACCCGCGCCTACGAGGCCATCACCATTTTGCGGGACTATCAGGGGGTTCAGCGGGTGGTGCGGGCCCGGCGGTGTCTAATCTGA
- the leuC gene encoding 3-isopropylmalate dehydratase large subunit, giving the protein MLKPQTITQKILAAHCGREYVAPGELILAQVDIALGNDITAPIAIREFRESGATRVFDPERVVLVADHFAPNKDIPSAIQCQTLREFAREQGLKHFYDGGEMGVEHALLPEKGIVVPGDVIIGADSHTCTYGALGAFATGVGSTDLAAAMITGEAWFKVPESIRLEYVGVCSPWVTGKDLILHTIGDLGVDGARYMAMEFVGPAIAALNMAERFSMANMAVEAGAKNGIMAVDDITLAYVKERALRPYRVYESDAGAPYALSRTYDVSKLEPLVAYPPSPENVHPVSEAQAQGIRIDQAVIGSCTNGRLEDLRLAARVLQGRKVARDVRLIVIPATPLIYRQALEEGLLAIFLEAGAVISPPTCGPCLGGHMGILAPGEVAIATTNRNFTGRMGHPTSQVYLANPAVTAASSVTGRITSPAAL; this is encoded by the coding sequence ATGCTCAAACCGCAGACGATCACGCAAAAAATCCTGGCGGCGCATTGCGGCCGGGAGTATGTGGCGCCGGGGGAGTTGATTTTGGCCCAGGTGGACATTGCCCTGGGGAATGACATTACCGCGCCCATTGCCATTCGGGAGTTTCGGGAGTCGGGGGCGACCCGGGTCTTTGATCCGGAGCGGGTGGTGTTGGTGGCGGATCATTTTGCCCCCAACAAGGACATCCCCTCGGCCATTCAGTGTCAGACGCTGAGGGAGTTCGCCCGGGAGCAGGGCCTGAAGCATTTCTATGACGGCGGCGAGATGGGGGTGGAGCACGCCCTGTTGCCGGAGAAGGGCATTGTGGTGCCGGGGGATGTGATCATCGGGGCGGACAGTCACACTTGCACCTATGGCGCCTTGGGGGCCTTTGCCACCGGGGTGGGCTCCACGGACCTGGCCGCGGCCATGATCACCGGCGAGGCCTGGTTCAAGGTGCCGGAGTCCATCCGGCTGGAGTATGTCGGCGTCTGCTCGCCCTGGGTGACGGGCAAGGACCTGATCCTGCACACCATCGGCGATTTGGGGGTGGACGGGGCCCGCTACATGGCCATGGAGTTTGTGGGCCCGGCCATCGCCGCCCTCAACATGGCGGAGCGCTTCTCCATGGCCAACATGGCAGTGGAGGCGGGGGCCAAAAACGGCATCATGGCGGTGGATGACATCACCCTGGCTTACGTCAAGGAGCGGGCTCTGAGGCCGTATCGGGTATATGAGAGCGATGCCGGGGCGCCGTATGCCCTGAGCCGCACCTATGACGTCAGCAAGCTGGAGCCCCTGGTGGCCTACCCGCCCTCGCCGGAGAATGTGCATCCGGTCTCCGAGGCCCAGGCCCAGGGCATCCGCATTGACCAGGCGGTCATCGGCTCCTGCACCAACGGGCGCCTGGAGGATCTCCGGCTGGCGGCCCGGGTGTTGCAGGGGCGGAAGGTGGCCCGGGACGTGCGTCTCATCGTCATCCCGGCCACCCCCCTCATCTACCGCCAGGCCCTGGAGGAGGGGTTGCTGGCTATTTTCCTGGAGGCCGGGGCGGTCATCAGTCCGCCCACCTGCGGTCCCTGCCTGGGAGGCCATATGGGCATTCTGGCGCCCGGGGAGGTGGCCATCGCCACCACCAACCGCAACTTCACCGGCCGCATGGGGCATCCCACCTCCCAGGTCTATCTGGCCAACCCGGCGGTGACCGCGGCCTCGTCGGTGACCGGCCGCATCACCTCGCCTGCCGCCTTGTAG
- the prfA gene encoding peptide chain release factor 1 yields the protein MLTDRLENLEQQYLSLETRLADPEVLRQQEEYLRLSKEHAELTPLVQAFRRYRQLQKELADSQTLLKEETDEELKALAREEIQTLREQVQALEEELKFLLLPKDPNDEKNVILEIRAGTGGEEACLFAADLFRMYSRLAERRGWKLEVLSHSPTGLGGFKEIIAAISGDRVYSQLKYESGTHRVQRVPETESQGRIHTSAVTVAILPEAEEVDVQISPEELRIDVFRSSGPGGQSVNTTDSAVRVTHLPTGLVVTCQDEKSQHKNKAKALKVLRARLLDLKVQEQQARIAQERKSQVGSGDRSERIRTYNFPQGRLTDHRIGLTLYRLSDIMEGDLDELLQALITHYRTEALKQA from the coding sequence ATGTTGACTGACCGACTGGAAAACCTGGAACAGCAATATCTCAGCCTGGAAACCCGCCTGGCGGACCCGGAGGTGTTGCGCCAGCAGGAGGAATACCTGCGCCTCAGCAAGGAGCATGCGGAGCTCACGCCCCTGGTGCAGGCCTTCCGGCGCTACCGCCAGTTGCAGAAGGAGCTGGCCGACAGCCAGACCCTCCTCAAGGAGGAGACCGACGAGGAGCTCAAGGCCCTGGCCCGGGAGGAGATTCAGACCTTACGGGAGCAGGTCCAGGCCCTGGAGGAGGAGCTGAAATTTCTCCTGCTCCCCAAAGATCCCAACGATGAAAAAAATGTCATCCTGGAGATCCGGGCCGGCACCGGCGGTGAGGAGGCCTGCCTCTTTGCCGCCGACCTCTTCCGCATGTACAGCCGCCTGGCGGAGCGCCGGGGCTGGAAGCTGGAGGTGCTGAGCCATTCCCCCACCGGTCTCGGGGGCTTCAAGGAAATCATCGCCGCCATCTCCGGGGACCGGGTGTACAGCCAGCTCAAATATGAGAGCGGCACCCACCGGGTGCAGCGGGTGCCGGAGACCGAGTCCCAGGGCCGCATCCACACCTCCGCGGTCACCGTCGCCATCCTGCCGGAGGCGGAAGAGGTGGACGTGCAGATCAGCCCCGAGGAGCTGCGCATTGACGTCTTTCGCTCTTCCGGGCCCGGCGGCCAGTCAGTGAACACCACGGACTCGGCGGTGCGGGTGACGCACCTGCCCACCGGCCTGGTGGTCACCTGCCAGGACGAGAAATCCCAGCACAAAAACAAGGCCAAGGCCCTGAAGGTGCTCCGGGCCCGGTTGCTGGACCTGAAGGTGCAGGAGCAGCAGGCCCGCATCGCCCAGGAGCGCAAAAGCCAGGTGGGAAGCGGCGATCGCAGCGAACGCATCCGCACCTACAACTTCCCCCAGGGGCGCCTCACGGATCACCGCATCGGCCTCACCTTATATCGCCTCTCCGACATCATGGAGGGCGACCTGGACGAGCTCCTTCAGGCCCTCATCACCCACTACCGCACCGAGGCGCTGAAACAGGCGTAA